One segment of Theobroma cacao cultivar B97-61/B2 chromosome 9, Criollo_cocoa_genome_V2, whole genome shotgun sequence DNA contains the following:
- the LOC18587924 gene encoding beta-adaptin-like protein A has product MAPPAQSQRSSSPSQPSGKSEVSDLKLQLRQLAGSRAPGVDDSKRELFKKVISYMTIGIDVSSLFGEMVMCSATSDIVLKKMCYLYVGNYAKVNPDLALLTINFLQRDCHDEDPMIRGLALRSLCSLRVANLVEYLVGPLGSGLKDSNSYVRIVAVIGVLKLYHISVSTCVDADFPSILKHLMLNDSDTQVVANCLSALQEIWSAEASTSEEASREREALISKPVIYYLLNRIKEFSEWAQCLVLELVAKYMPLESDEIFDIMNLLEDRLQHANGAVVLATIKVFLQLTLSLTDVHQQVYERIKAPLLTLVSSGSPEQSYAVLSHLHILVMRAPYIFSSDYKHFYCQYNEPYYVKRLKLEMLTAVANESNTYEIVTELCEYAANVDIPIARESIRAVGKIALQQYDVNAIVDRLLQFLEMEKDYVTAEALVLVKDLLRKYPQWSHDCIAVVGNISSKNVQEPKAKAALIWMLGEYSQDMQDAPYILESLVENWDEEHSAEVRLHLLTAVMKCFFKRPPETQNALGAALAAGIADFHQDVHDRALFYYRILQYNVSVAEHVVNPPKQAVSVFADTQSSEIKDRIFDEFNSLSVVYQKPSYMFTDKEHRGPFEFSDELGNLSIGGEAADNVVSAQRVEANDKDLLLTTSEKEETRGSSNNGTDYTAPYDSSSTSVFASQTRMELEISNPTSAGHAPQASLGIDDLLGLGLPAAPAPSSPQLKLSSKAVLDPSAFQQKWRQLPVALSQECSVSPQGVAAFTSPQALLRHMQSHSIHCIASGGQSPNFKFFFFAQKAEETSNYLVECVINTSSAKAQIKIKADDQSTSSAFSTVFQSALSRFGIP; this is encoded by the exons ATGGCTCCCCCGGCTCAGTCTCAACGGTCATCCTCACCGTCTCAACCTTCCGG TAAAAGTGAAGTCTCCGATTTGAAACTACAGCTCCGGCAGCTGGCCGGCAGCCGAGCACCGGGCGTCGACGATTCGAAGCGAGAGCTATTCAAAAAAGTGATCTCCTATATGACGATCGGAATCGACGTGTCGTCTCTCTTCGGCGAGATGGTGATGTGCTCGGCCACATCCGACATcgttttaaagaaaatgtgTTATCTCTACGTAGGTAATTACGCCAAAGTCAACCCTGATCTCGCTCTCTTGACCATCAATTTCCTCCAAAGGGATTGCCACGATGAAGATCCAATGATCCGAGGGCTTGCCTTGCGGAGCTTGTGCTCGTTACGTGTCGCAAATCTAGTGGAGTATTTGGTGGGGCCGTTAGGATCCGGATTGAAAGATAGTAATAGTTACGTGAGAATTGTGGCGGTTATTGGAGTTTTGAAGCTATATCATATCTCAGTTTCCACTTGTGTCGATGCGGATTTTCCTTCAATATTGAAGCATCTGATGCTCAATGACTCAGATACTCAA GTAGTTGCAAATTGTTTGTCTGCTTTACAAGAGATTTGGAGCGCGGAAGCTAGCACTTCTGAAGAGGCATCGAGGGAAAGGGAAGCTTTGATTAGCAAGCCGGTTATATATTACCTATTGAATCG GATCAAGGAATTTAGTGAATGGGCACAGTGCCTTGTGCTGGAGTTGGTAGCTAAATACATGCCATTAGAGAGCGATGAGATTTTTGACATTATGAATCTCCTTGAGGATAGACTTCAGCATGCCAACGGGGCTGTTGTCTTAGCCACAATCAAAGTGTTTTTACAGTTGACTCTATCCTTGACTGATGTTCATCAGCAG GTTTATGAACGTATCAAAGCACCCTTGTTGACCCTTGTGAGTTCAGGAAGCCCAGAACAGTCTTATGCAGTTTTAAGTCATCTGCATATCTTGGTGATGCGGGCACCTTATATATTTTCCTCAGACTACAAACACTTCTATTGCCAGTATAATGAACCATATTATGTCAAAAGGTTGAAGCTTGAAATGTTGACTGCTGTGGCAAATGAGAGCAATACTTATGAAATTG TGACGGAATTATGTGAGTATGCTGCAAATGTTGATATTCCCATTGCCAGAGAGTCAATAAGAGCTGTTGGCAAAATAGCACTGCAGCAGTATGATGTGAATGCAATTGTTGATAGGCTTcttcaatttcttgaaatggaGAAAGACTATGTTACTGCTGAAGCTCtg GTACTTGTAAAAGATCTTCTTAGAAAATATCCTCAGTGGAGCCATGATTGCATTGCTGTGGTTGGGAACATAAGCAGCAAAAATGTGCAGGAACCCAAGGCGAAGGCAGCTCTTATATGGATGTTGGGGGAATATTCTCAGGATATGCAGGATGCTCCTTATATTTTGGAGAGTTTAGTTGAAAATTGGGATGAGGAGCATTCTGCTGAG GTTCGGTTACATCTTCTCACTGCAGTAATGAAGTGCTTTTTCAAAAGGCCACCTGAGACTCAAAATGCTTTAGGAGCTGCTTTGGCCGCAGGTATTGCTGATTTTCACCAG GATGTTCATGACAGAGCCTTATTCTACTATAGGATTTTACAATATAATGTATCTGTAGCAGAACATGTGGTAAACCCTCCAAAGCAAGCTGTTTCTGTTTTTGCTGATACTCAGAGCAGTGAAATTAAAGATcggatatttgatgaatttaaCAGTTTATCTGTTGTATACCAGAAG CCATCTTACATGTTTACAGATAAGGAGCACAGGGGTCCTTTTGAGTTTTCAGATGAACTTGGAAATCTATCTATTGGTGGAGAAGCAGCAGATAATGTTGTTTCGGCTCAGAGAGTGGAGGCAAATGATAAGGATCTACTTTTAACTACTTCAGAGAAAGAGGAAACTAGAGGTTCGAGTAATAACGGTACTGATTATACTGCTCCTTATGATAGTTCGTCTACATCTGTCTTTGCCTCGCAAACACGGATGGAGTTGGAGATTTCAAATCCCACCTCAGCAGGCCATGCTCCACAAGCTAGCTTGGGAATTGATGATCTACTTGGTCTTGGTTTACCAGCAGCACCTGCTCCTTCGTCTCCTCAGTTGAAGCTTAGTTCAAAAGCTGTTCTAGATCCAAGCGCATTTCAGCAAAAGTGGCGCCAGTTACCAGTTGCTTTGTCACAG GAATGCTCAGTGAGCCCTCAAGGTGTTGCGGCATTTACATCTCCTCAAGCTCTCCTTCGGCACATGCAAAGCCACTCCATTCACTGCATTGCATCAGGTGGTCAATCCCCTAATTTCaagttcttcttctttgcaCAAAAGGCGGAGGAGACATCGAATTATCTTGTGGAATGTGTAATCAACACATCATCGGCTAAAGCCCAAATAAAGATCAAAGCTGATGATCAAAGTACATCCTCGGCATTCTCAACTGTTTTCCAATCAGCCTTGTCCAGATTTGGTATTCCATGA
- the LOC18587923 gene encoding GTP-binding protein At2g22870 isoform X1 yields MVLTQLPRFQYLVFKGPPPNLNFFPKPKLPIKVTCPTLFSAPKSTLSTTEPIPISQFSVSEEPRVEISLDKLFVPPETEVSFDDPNLSTRILKGSNIVVSKYAREAQVLQAEFVKSSVRTEDCPSDGLPEFALVGRSNVGKSSLLNSLVRRKRLALTSKKPGKTQCINHFRINDNWYLVDLPGYGYAAAPQELRTDWSKFTKDYFLNRSTLVSVFLLIDASITAKKIDLEYASWLGQNQIPMTLIFTKCDKRKKKKNGGKRPEENVSDFQELIRGFFQTAPPWIMTSSVTNQGRDEILLHMAQLRNYWLKH; encoded by the exons ATGGTTCTAACTCAGCTTCCAAGATTTCAATATTTGGTCTTTAAAGGACCGCCgccaaatttaaattttttcccCAAACCAAAATTACCCATCAAAGTCACTTGCCCGACACTTTTCTCTGCTCCAAAATCGACTCTTTCAACCACTGAGCCAATACCCATTAGTCAGTTTTCTGTTTCCGAAGAGCCGCGGGTGGAGATTTCACTGGACAAGTTGTTTGTTCCTCCAGAGACAGAGGTTTCTTTTGACGACCCTAACTTAAGTACAAGAATCTTGAAAGGGTCGAACATAGTGGTGAGCAAGTATGCAAGGGAGGCTCAAGTGCTTCAAGCTGAGTTTGTGAAGAGTAGTGTGAGGACCGAGGATTGTCCTTCTGATGGATTGCCTGAGTTTGCGCTTGTTGGTCGGTCTAATGTGGGGAAATCTTCGCTTCTCAATTCGCTTGTAAGAAGGAAACGCCTTGCTCTCACGTCTAAGAAACCTG GGAAGACACAATGCATCAACCATTTCCGCATCAATGATAATTGGTACTTGGTGGATTTGCCTGGATATGG GTATGCAGCTGCCCCTCAGGAACTCCGGACAGACTGGAGCAAGTTTACCAAAGACTATTTCCTGAACCGTTCAACATTAGTCTCAGTTTTCCTGCTTATAGATGCTAGCATTACTGCAAAGAAAATTGATCTTGAATATGCTAGTTGGCTTGGTCAGAACCAG ATCCCCATGACGCTAATCTTCACCAAATGTGACAAgcggaagaagaaaaagaatggagGGAAAAGGCCTGAAGAAAATGTGAGTGACTTTCAGGAGCTGATACGTGGCTTCTTCCAGACTGCACCACCATGGATTATGACCAGCAGTGTTACAAACCAAGGTCGTGATGAGATATTATTGCACATGGCTCAACTACGGAATTACTGGCTGAAACACTAA
- the LOC18587923 gene encoding GTP-binding protein At2g22870 isoform X2: protein MVLTQLPRFQYLVFKGPPPNLNFFPKPKLPIKVTCPTLFSAPKSTLSTTEPIPISQFSVSEEPRVEISLDKLFVPPETEVSFDDPNLSTRILKGSNIVVSKYAREAQVLQAEFVKSSVRTEDCPSDGLPEFALVGRSNVGKSSLLNSLVRRKRLALTSKKPGKTQCINHFRINDNWYLVDLPGYGYAAAPQELRTDWSKFTKDYFLNRSTLVSVFLLIDASITAKKIDLEYASWLGQNQIPMTLIFTKCDKRKKKKNGGKRPEKT, encoded by the exons ATGGTTCTAACTCAGCTTCCAAGATTTCAATATTTGGTCTTTAAAGGACCGCCgccaaatttaaattttttcccCAAACCAAAATTACCCATCAAAGTCACTTGCCCGACACTTTTCTCTGCTCCAAAATCGACTCTTTCAACCACTGAGCCAATACCCATTAGTCAGTTTTCTGTTTCCGAAGAGCCGCGGGTGGAGATTTCACTGGACAAGTTGTTTGTTCCTCCAGAGACAGAGGTTTCTTTTGACGACCCTAACTTAAGTACAAGAATCTTGAAAGGGTCGAACATAGTGGTGAGCAAGTATGCAAGGGAGGCTCAAGTGCTTCAAGCTGAGTTTGTGAAGAGTAGTGTGAGGACCGAGGATTGTCCTTCTGATGGATTGCCTGAGTTTGCGCTTGTTGGTCGGTCTAATGTGGGGAAATCTTCGCTTCTCAATTCGCTTGTAAGAAGGAAACGCCTTGCTCTCACGTCTAAGAAACCTG GGAAGACACAATGCATCAACCATTTCCGCATCAATGATAATTGGTACTTGGTGGATTTGCCTGGATATGG GTATGCAGCTGCCCCTCAGGAACTCCGGACAGACTGGAGCAAGTTTACCAAAGACTATTTCCTGAACCGTTCAACATTAGTCTCAGTTTTCCTGCTTATAGATGCTAGCATTACTGCAAAGAAAATTGATCTTGAATATGCTAGTTGGCTTGGTCAGAACCAG